The Alosa sapidissima isolate fAloSap1 chromosome 16, fAloSap1.pri, whole genome shotgun sequence genome has a segment encoding these proteins:
- the ide gene encoding LOW QUALITY PROTEIN: insulin-degrading enzyme (The sequence of the model RefSeq protein was modified relative to this genomic sequence to represent the inferred CDS: deleted 2 bases in 2 codons) produces MPASSWRCQPHSLFVIEVCRMLQCVSRPAQLTRIPRILSSCRHFTHGFSSLSSQALSMTDPAVKRVASEIIKSPEDKRVYRGLEFTNGLKAVLISDPTTDKSSAALDVHIGSLSDPSNISGLAHFCEHMLFLGTKKYPKENEYSQFLSEHAGSSNAFTSGEHTNYYFDVSHEHLEGALDRFAQFFLCPLFDESCKDREVNAVDSEHEKNLMNDAWRLFQLEKATGNPSHPFSKFGTGNKLTLETRPSKDGIDVRQELLKFHSTYYSSNLMGLCVLGRESLDDLTSMVVKLFAEVENKSVPIPEFPEHPFQQEHLRQFYKVVPIKDIRNLYVTFPIPDLQKYYKSNPGHYLGHLIGHEGPGSLLSELKAKGWVNTLVGGQKEGAKGFMFFIINVDLTEEGLLHVEDIIFHMFQYIQKLRTEGPQEWVFQECKDLNNVAFRFKDKERPRGYTSKVAGLLHYYPLEEILAAEYLLEDFRPDLIQMVLDKLLPENVRVAVVSKSFEGQTDKTEEWYGTQYKQEAISEEVIKKWAGADFNGKFKLPMKNEFIPTNFEIYPLEKDAPSTPTLIKDTAMSKVWFKQDDKFFLPKACLNFEFFSPFAYVDPLHCNMAYLYLELLKDSLNEYAYAAELAGLNYDLQNTIYGMYLSVKGYNDKQHILLKKIVEKMATFEIDEKRFDIIKEAYMRSLNNFRAEQPHQHAMYYLRLLMTEVAWTKDELKEALEDVTLHRLKAFIPQLLSRLHIEALIHGNITKQSACGMMQMLEDTLIEHAHTKPLLPSQLIRYREVQVPDGGWYVYQQRNEVHNNCGIEIYYQTDMQTTHDNMLLELFCQIIHEPCFNTLRTKEQLGYIVFSGPRRANGVQGLRFIIQSEKAPHYLESRVEAFLRTMETVLGEMNDEAFQKHIQALAIRRLDKPKKLAAECAKYWGEIISQQYNFDRDNIEVAYLKTLTKENIMQFYRDLLAVDAVKRHKVSVHVLSREMDSCPVVGEFPAQNDVNLAPAPSLPQPVVVQDMTEFKRSLPLFPLAKPHINFMAAKL; encoded by the exons CTCTTTGTCGTCCCAGGCCCTCAGCATGACAGACCCGGCCGTGAAGAGGGTTGCGAGCGAAATCATCAAATCGCCAGAGGACAAGCGGGTCTACAGGGGCCTTGAGTTTACGAATGGCCTGAAAGCTGTGCTCATCAGCGATCCCACCACAGACAAGTCCTCTGCAGCACTCGATGTCCACATAG GTTCCCTGTCGGACCCCTCCAACATTTCTGGCCTGGCTCACTTCTGTGAGCACATGCTCTTCCTGGGCACTAAGAAGTACCCCAAGGAGAATGAGTACAGCCAGTTCCTCAGCGAGCATGCAGGCAGCTCCAATGCCTTCACCAGCGGAGAACACACCAACTACTACTTTGATGTATCTCATGAACACCTAGAGGGGGCGCTAGACAG gtTTGCACAGTTCTTCCTGTGCCCTCTGTTCGACGAGAGCTGCAAGGACCGGGAGGTGAACGCCGTGGACTCCGAGCATGAGAAGAACCTGATGAACGATGCCTGGAGGCTCTTCCAGCTGGAGAAAGCCACGGGGAACCCCAGTCACCCCTTCAGCAAGTTCGGAACTG GGAACAAGCTGACCCTGGAGACAAGACCCTCTAAAGATGGAATCGATGTCCGCCAGGAGCTGTTGAAATTCCACTCCACCTACTACTCCTCCAACCTCATGGGGCTATGTGTGCTGGGCAgag AATCTCTGGATGATCTCACATCCATGGTAGTCAAGCTGTTTGCAGAGGTGGAGAATAAGTCTGTGCCTATCCCAGAGTTCCCTGAGCACCCCTTTCAACAGGAGCACCTTAGG caATTTTATAAAGTTGTCCCCATAAAGGATATTAGGAACCTTTACGTCACTTTCCCCATCCCTGACTTGCAAAAGTATTACAAGTCCAACCCTGGCCACTACCTTGGTCACCTCATCGGCCATGAAGGTCCTGGCAGCTTGCTGTCTGAGCTGAAGGCTAAAG GCTGGGTCAACACGTTAGTTGGAGGCCAGAAGGAAGGCGCGAAAGGCTTCATGTTTTTCATTATAAACGTGGACCTTACTGAAGAAGGACTTT TACATGTTGAGGACATCATCTTCCACATGTTCCAGTATATTCAGAAGCTTCGCACTGAGGGACCCCAGGAGTGGGTGTTCCAGGAATGTAAG GATCTAAACAATGTTGCCTTTCGATTCAAGGACAAGGAGCGTCCTCGGGGCTACACGTCTAAAGTGGCCGGCTTGTTGCAC TACTACCCGCTGGAGGAGATCCTGGCGGCGGAATACCTGTTGGAGGACTTCAGGCCTGATCTGATCCAGATGGTGTTGGATAAACTCctgccagagaatgtcag AGTTGCGGTGGTCTCAAAGTCGTTTGAAGGACAGACCGATAAGACTGAGGAATGGTACGGTACTCAGTACAAGCAGGAGGCCATCTCTGAAGAGGTCATTAAG AAATGGGCGGGCGCTGACTTCAACGGCAAGTTCAAGCTCCCCATGAAGAATGAGTTCATCCCCACCAACTTTGAGATCTACCCCCTGGAGAAAGATGCACCCTCCACGCCCACATTAATAAAG GACACGGCGATGAGTAAAGTATGGTTCAAGCAGGACGATAAGTTCTTCCTGCCCAAGGCCTGTCTGAACTTTGAGTTCTTCAG CCCGTTTGCATATGTGGACCCCTTGCATTGTAACATGGCCTATTTGTACCTGGAGCTCCTGAAGGACTCCCTCAACGAGTATGCATATGCAGCCGAGCTCGCTGGCTTGAACTATGACCTGCAAAATACCATCTATGGCATGTAT CTCTCTGTGAAGGGCTACAACGACAAGCAGCACATCCTGCTGAAGAAGATTGTGGAGAAAATGGCCACCTTTGAAATCGACGAGAAGCGCTTTGACATCATCAAGGAAGCG TATATGAGGTCGCTGAACAACTTCCGTGCAGAGCAACCACACCAGCATGCCATGTACTACCTCAGGCTACTGATGACCGAGGTGGCCTGGACCAAAGATGAGCTCAAAGAGGCTCTGGAAG ATGTCACCCTGCACCGGCTCAAGGCCTTCATTCCGCAGCTGTTGTCACGGTTACACATTGAGGCGCTGATCCATGGAAACATCACCAAGCAG TCGGCTTGTGGGATGATGCAGATGCTGGAGGACACGCTCATTGAGCATGCTCACACCAAGCCCCTCCTC CCGAGCCAGCTGATTCGCTACAGGGAGGTGCAGGTGCCGGATG GGGGCTGGTACGTGTACCAACAGAGAAATGAGGTCCACAACAACTGTGGCATCGAGATTTACTaccagacagacatgcagaccACTCATGACAACATGCTGCTGGAGCTCTTCTGCCAGATCATCCACGAGCCCTGCTTCAACACACTGCGCACTAAAGAGCAGCTCG GTTACATCGTGTTCAGTGGACCCCGAAGGGCCAATGGCGTGCAGGGTCTACGCTTCATCATCCAATCAGAGAAGGCGCCGCACTACCTGGAGAGCCGCGTGGAGGCCTTCCTGCGCACCATGGAGACAGTGCTGGGCGAGATGAACGACGAGGCCTTCCAGAAGCACATCCAGGCCCTGGCCATCCGCCGGCTAGACAAGCCCAAGAAGCTGGCGGCCGAATGCGCCAAGTACTGGGGCGAGATCATCTCACAGCAGTACAACTTTGACAGAG acaACATTGAGGTGGCCTACCTGAAGACGTTGACGAAGGAGAACATAATGCAGTTTTACAGG gATCTGCTTGCGGTGGATGCGGTCAAGAGACACAaggtgtctgtgcatgtcctCTCCAGGGAGATGGACTCCT GCCCAGTGGTTGGCGAGTTCCCCGCTCAGAACGATGTGAACCTGGCC CCCGCGCCATCTCTGCCTCAG CCGGTGGTTGTGCAGGACATGACTGAGTTCAAGAGAAGCCTgcctctcttccctctggcGAAACCGCACATCAACTTTATGGCTGCCAAACTGTGA